One Pseudorasbora parva isolate DD20220531a chromosome 4, ASM2467924v1, whole genome shotgun sequence genomic region harbors:
- the LOC137073630 gene encoding uncharacterized protein isoform X1 — MHLRKYKSPSCERADLIMDCPQSAAAEMDERSTAGKDDTDEAEVCVQKACWVPSVLSSIGKELHYFAGHEIRIWESLDSFGSVIWPAALALCHYLESNRAAVDLLDKAVLEIGSGTGLVSIVASLLGAWVTATDLPEVLGNLRSNLSRNTRARCRYTPQVAELFWGKDLDKTFPQSVYRYDYILAADVVYHHDFLAELLATMRHFCQPGTTLIWANKTRFDSDLVFLENFTKTFNTTLLADNGEVKIYSATMREESRLETTEEDEIIEGKVKRTEQKDGEQVQEYKDVQRKTGNVGKENQEESYHLEDGSHIKEEEEEEEDTNLESEDSGDEESDGCSEIDSTFVEQTSEKGRAENKCTRSWAPTVYYRPEKEVYHFLGQDITIEESIDSYGATVWPAALALCQFLETPQGRQQINLLDKSVLELGAGTGLLSAVVTLLGAKLTATDLPEILSKLTCNLNRNTRGRRRHEPLIAELIWGQKLDETFPRATHRYDYVLATDVVYHHDSLAELLVTMRYFCQSGTTLVWANKVRFASDLGFIDNFLRYFDIALIEELDDVRIYIATSKTPEQEDEPIEESSEEGLNEQDSGEMNSTENSAEEQESDDTQSLEDDEQEEQQDSVEEEEQAEPEHTDPSAQRPWAPTVYYSQGKETFTFLGHEIRIQESIDHYGSMVWPAALALCRFLETPSGRQQINLLDKSTLELGAGTGLLSIVATLLGAKLTATDLPEILGNLRCNLNRNTRGQRRHEPEVRALEWGHELELKFPRSSHRYDYILAADLVYHHDYLSELLQTMRHFCGPQTTLIFANKVRYQADLVFIEDLQKAFHTKILTEMDEVRIYSANMRI, encoded by the exons aagctgaagtgtgtgtgcAGAAGGCCTGCTGGGTGCCCAGTGTGTTGTCCTCCATTGGGAAGGAGCTCCATTATTTCGCCGGTCATGAGATCCGCATCTGGGAGTCTCTGGATTCATTTGGGTCCGTCATCTGGCCAGCA GCTCTGGCTCTGTGTCACTACCTTGAGTCCAATCGAGCGGCCGTTGATCTTCTTGATAAGGCGGTGCTAGAGATTGGATCCGGCACGGGTCTCGTGTCCATCGTGGCCAGTCTGCTGG GTGCCTGGGTGACCGCGACAGACCTTCCGGAAGTCCTCGGGAACCTGAGATCGAACCTGTCCAGAAACACACGGGCCCGCTGTAGATACACACCCCAGGTGGCGGAGCTCTTTTGGGGAAAGGACCTCGATAAGACCTTCCCTCAGTCCGTCTACAGATACGACTATATTTTAGCAGCCGATGTGGTCTATCATCACGACTTCCTGGCAGAATTACTGGCCACCATGCGGCACTTCTGCCAGCCCGGGACCACCCTCATATGGGCCAACAAAACCCGCTTCGATTCGGATCTGGTTTTCCTGGAGAACTTCACAAAAACGTTCAACACGACTCTGCTGGCGGACAACGGAGAGGTTAAAATTTACTCCGCCACAATGCGAGAGGAAAGTCGACTAGAGACGACAGAAGAGGATGAGATTATTGAAGGAAAGGTCAAACGGACAGAACAAAAGGATGGAGAACAGGTTCAAGAATATAAAGATGTGCAAAGGAAAACAGGGAATGTTGGTAAGGAAAATCAGGAGGAATCGTATCATTTGGAGGATGGGAGCCATATcaaagaagaggaagaagaagaggaggacaCAAATCTTGAATCTGAGGACAGTGGAGATGAAGAAAGTGACGGCTGTTCTGAGATCGATTCAACATTCGTAGAGCAGACATCTG AGAAAGGACGTGCAGAGAATAAGTGCACGAGATCATGGGCGCCGACTGTTTACTACAGACCTGAGAAAGAAGTCTACCATTTTTTGGGACAGGATATCACAATCGAGGAGTCGATCGATTCTTACGGTGCTACTGTATGGCCAGCG GCACTTGCACTTTGCCAATTCTTGGAAACACCGCAGGGTCGTCAGCAGATTAATTTACTCGATAAATCAGTTCTTGAGCTCGGCGCTGGAACCGGCTTACTCTCGGCTGTCGTCACGCTGTTGG GTGCCAAATTAACGGCCACGGATTTGCCCGAGATTCTGAGTAAACTGACATGCAACCTCAACAGGAACACGAGAGGCCGGCGGAGGCACGAGCCCCTGATCGCAGAGCTAATCTGGGGTCAAAAGCTGGACGAAACCTTCCCTCGAGCCACACACCGATATGATTATGTGTTGGCCACGGATGTAGTCTATCATCACGATTCTCTGGCCGAGCTCCTGGTCACCATGCGGTACTTCTGCCAGTCTGGAACGACTCTAGTTTGGGCGAATAAGGTCCGCTTCGCATCGGATCTGGGCTTCATCGACAACTTCCTCAGATATTTCGACATCGCGCTGATTGAAGAGTTGGATGATGTGAGGATATACATAGCAACCAGCAAGACACCAGAGCAGGAAGATGAGCCGATTGAAGAGTCGAGCGAGGAAGGGTTAAACGAGCAGGATTCTGGAGAAATGAACTCCACAGAAAACAGCGCAGAGGAGCAAGAGAGTGATGATACTCAGAGTTTAGAAGACGACGAACAAGAAGAACAACAGGACTCTGTGGAGGAAGAGGAACAAG CTGAACCGGAGCACACAGACCCATCTGCTCAGAGACCCTGGGCTCCTACTGTCTACTACAGCCAAGGCAAAGAGACCTTCACCTTTCTGGGTCATGAAATCAGGATTCAGGAATCCATTGACCATTACGGCAGTATGGTGTGGCCGGCG GCTTTGGCTCTTTGCCGATTCCTGGAGACCCCGAGCGGCCGACAGCAGATCAATCTACTGGATAAATCCACCCTGGAGCTCGGAGCGGGAACAGGACTCCTCTCCATAGTCGCCACACTTCTGG GGGCTAAACTGACAGCCACAGATCTGCCAGAAATTCTTGGCAATTTGCGGTGCAACCTGAACCGGAACACCAGGGGGCAGCGGAGACACGAGCCCGAGGTCAGAGCACTGGAATGGGGCCACGAACTGGAGCTGAAGTTCCCTCGCTCCAGCCACAGATACGATTACATTTTGGCAGCTGATCTGGTTTATCACCACGATTATCTCAGCGAGCTTCTCCAAACCATGCGGCACTTCTGTGGACCGCAGACAACCCTGATCTTCGCAAACAAGGTCcgatatcaggctgacctggtATTCATTGAGGACCTTCAGAAAGCTTTCCACACCAAAATACTGACAGAGATGGACGAGGTGAGGATTTACTCAGCCAACATGAGAATCTGA
- the LOC137073630 gene encoding uncharacterized protein isoform X2, with amino-acid sequence MDCPQSAAAEMDERSTAGKDDTDEAEVCVQKACWVPSVLSSIGKELHYFAGHEIRIWESLDSFGSVIWPAALALCHYLESNRAAVDLLDKAVLEIGSGTGLVSIVASLLGAWVTATDLPEVLGNLRSNLSRNTRARCRYTPQVAELFWGKDLDKTFPQSVYRYDYILAADVVYHHDFLAELLATMRHFCQPGTTLIWANKTRFDSDLVFLENFTKTFNTTLLADNGEVKIYSATMREESRLETTEEDEIIEGKVKRTEQKDGEQVQEYKDVQRKTGNVGKENQEESYHLEDGSHIKEEEEEEEDTNLESEDSGDEESDGCSEIDSTFVEQTSEKGRAENKCTRSWAPTVYYRPEKEVYHFLGQDITIEESIDSYGATVWPAALALCQFLETPQGRQQINLLDKSVLELGAGTGLLSAVVTLLGAKLTATDLPEILSKLTCNLNRNTRGRRRHEPLIAELIWGQKLDETFPRATHRYDYVLATDVVYHHDSLAELLVTMRYFCQSGTTLVWANKVRFASDLGFIDNFLRYFDIALIEELDDVRIYIATSKTPEQEDEPIEESSEEGLNEQDSGEMNSTENSAEEQESDDTQSLEDDEQEEQQDSVEEEEQAEPEHTDPSAQRPWAPTVYYSQGKETFTFLGHEIRIQESIDHYGSMVWPAALALCRFLETPSGRQQINLLDKSTLELGAGTGLLSIVATLLGAKLTATDLPEILGNLRCNLNRNTRGQRRHEPEVRALEWGHELELKFPRSSHRYDYILAADLVYHHDYLSELLQTMRHFCGPQTTLIFANKVRYQADLVFIEDLQKAFHTKILTEMDEVRIYSANMRI; translated from the exons aagctgaagtgtgtgtgcAGAAGGCCTGCTGGGTGCCCAGTGTGTTGTCCTCCATTGGGAAGGAGCTCCATTATTTCGCCGGTCATGAGATCCGCATCTGGGAGTCTCTGGATTCATTTGGGTCCGTCATCTGGCCAGCA GCTCTGGCTCTGTGTCACTACCTTGAGTCCAATCGAGCGGCCGTTGATCTTCTTGATAAGGCGGTGCTAGAGATTGGATCCGGCACGGGTCTCGTGTCCATCGTGGCCAGTCTGCTGG GTGCCTGGGTGACCGCGACAGACCTTCCGGAAGTCCTCGGGAACCTGAGATCGAACCTGTCCAGAAACACACGGGCCCGCTGTAGATACACACCCCAGGTGGCGGAGCTCTTTTGGGGAAAGGACCTCGATAAGACCTTCCCTCAGTCCGTCTACAGATACGACTATATTTTAGCAGCCGATGTGGTCTATCATCACGACTTCCTGGCAGAATTACTGGCCACCATGCGGCACTTCTGCCAGCCCGGGACCACCCTCATATGGGCCAACAAAACCCGCTTCGATTCGGATCTGGTTTTCCTGGAGAACTTCACAAAAACGTTCAACACGACTCTGCTGGCGGACAACGGAGAGGTTAAAATTTACTCCGCCACAATGCGAGAGGAAAGTCGACTAGAGACGACAGAAGAGGATGAGATTATTGAAGGAAAGGTCAAACGGACAGAACAAAAGGATGGAGAACAGGTTCAAGAATATAAAGATGTGCAAAGGAAAACAGGGAATGTTGGTAAGGAAAATCAGGAGGAATCGTATCATTTGGAGGATGGGAGCCATATcaaagaagaggaagaagaagaggaggacaCAAATCTTGAATCTGAGGACAGTGGAGATGAAGAAAGTGACGGCTGTTCTGAGATCGATTCAACATTCGTAGAGCAGACATCTG AGAAAGGACGTGCAGAGAATAAGTGCACGAGATCATGGGCGCCGACTGTTTACTACAGACCTGAGAAAGAAGTCTACCATTTTTTGGGACAGGATATCACAATCGAGGAGTCGATCGATTCTTACGGTGCTACTGTATGGCCAGCG GCACTTGCACTTTGCCAATTCTTGGAAACACCGCAGGGTCGTCAGCAGATTAATTTACTCGATAAATCAGTTCTTGAGCTCGGCGCTGGAACCGGCTTACTCTCGGCTGTCGTCACGCTGTTGG GTGCCAAATTAACGGCCACGGATTTGCCCGAGATTCTGAGTAAACTGACATGCAACCTCAACAGGAACACGAGAGGCCGGCGGAGGCACGAGCCCCTGATCGCAGAGCTAATCTGGGGTCAAAAGCTGGACGAAACCTTCCCTCGAGCCACACACCGATATGATTATGTGTTGGCCACGGATGTAGTCTATCATCACGATTCTCTGGCCGAGCTCCTGGTCACCATGCGGTACTTCTGCCAGTCTGGAACGACTCTAGTTTGGGCGAATAAGGTCCGCTTCGCATCGGATCTGGGCTTCATCGACAACTTCCTCAGATATTTCGACATCGCGCTGATTGAAGAGTTGGATGATGTGAGGATATACATAGCAACCAGCAAGACACCAGAGCAGGAAGATGAGCCGATTGAAGAGTCGAGCGAGGAAGGGTTAAACGAGCAGGATTCTGGAGAAATGAACTCCACAGAAAACAGCGCAGAGGAGCAAGAGAGTGATGATACTCAGAGTTTAGAAGACGACGAACAAGAAGAACAACAGGACTCTGTGGAGGAAGAGGAACAAG CTGAACCGGAGCACACAGACCCATCTGCTCAGAGACCCTGGGCTCCTACTGTCTACTACAGCCAAGGCAAAGAGACCTTCACCTTTCTGGGTCATGAAATCAGGATTCAGGAATCCATTGACCATTACGGCAGTATGGTGTGGCCGGCG GCTTTGGCTCTTTGCCGATTCCTGGAGACCCCGAGCGGCCGACAGCAGATCAATCTACTGGATAAATCCACCCTGGAGCTCGGAGCGGGAACAGGACTCCTCTCCATAGTCGCCACACTTCTGG GGGCTAAACTGACAGCCACAGATCTGCCAGAAATTCTTGGCAATTTGCGGTGCAACCTGAACCGGAACACCAGGGGGCAGCGGAGACACGAGCCCGAGGTCAGAGCACTGGAATGGGGCCACGAACTGGAGCTGAAGTTCCCTCGCTCCAGCCACAGATACGATTACATTTTGGCAGCTGATCTGGTTTATCACCACGATTATCTCAGCGAGCTTCTCCAAACCATGCGGCACTTCTGTGGACCGCAGACAACCCTGATCTTCGCAAACAAGGTCcgatatcaggctgacctggtATTCATTGAGGACCTTCAGAAAGCTTTCCACACCAAAATACTGACAGAGATGGACGAGGTGAGGATTTACTCAGCCAACATGAGAATCTGA
- the LOC137073630 gene encoding uncharacterized protein isoform X3, giving the protein MHLRKYKSPSCERADLIMDCPQSAAAEMDERSTAGKDDTDEAEVCVQKACWVPSVLSSIGKELHYFAGHEIRIWESLDSFGSVIWPAALALCHYLESNRAAVDLLDKAVLEIGSGTGLVSIVASLLGAWVTATDLPEVLGNLRSNLSRNTRARCRYTPQVAELFWGKDLDKTFPQSVYRYDYILAADVVYHHDFLAELLATMRHFCQPGTTLIWANKTRFDSDLVFLENFTKTFNTTLLADNGEVKIYSATMREESRLETTEEDEIIEGKVKRTEQKDGEQVQEYKDVQRKTGNVGKENQEESYHLEDGSHIKEEEEEEEDTNLESEDSGDEESDGCSEIDSTFVEQTSEKGRAENKCTRSWAPTVYYRPEKEVYHFLGQDITIEESIDSYGATVWPAALALCQFLETPQGRQQINLLDKSVLELGAGTGLLSAVVTLLGAKLTATDLPEILSKLTCNLNRNTRGRRRHEPLIAELIWGQKLDETFPRATHRYDYVLATDVVYHHDSLAELLVTMRYFCQSGTTLVWANKVRFASDLGFIDNFLRYFDIALIEELDDVRIYIATSKTPEQEDEPIEESSEEGLNEQDSGEMNSTENSAEEQESDDTQSLEDDEQEEQQDSVEEEEQAEPEHTDPSAQRPWAPTVYYSQGKETFTFLGHEIRIQESIDHYGSMVWPAALALCRFLETPSGRQQINLLDKSTLELGAGTGLLSIVATLLGFPGRVRTLRIKLIKSEAASDKSNTDNPRMHCTAD; this is encoded by the exons aagctgaagtgtgtgtgcAGAAGGCCTGCTGGGTGCCCAGTGTGTTGTCCTCCATTGGGAAGGAGCTCCATTATTTCGCCGGTCATGAGATCCGCATCTGGGAGTCTCTGGATTCATTTGGGTCCGTCATCTGGCCAGCA GCTCTGGCTCTGTGTCACTACCTTGAGTCCAATCGAGCGGCCGTTGATCTTCTTGATAAGGCGGTGCTAGAGATTGGATCCGGCACGGGTCTCGTGTCCATCGTGGCCAGTCTGCTGG GTGCCTGGGTGACCGCGACAGACCTTCCGGAAGTCCTCGGGAACCTGAGATCGAACCTGTCCAGAAACACACGGGCCCGCTGTAGATACACACCCCAGGTGGCGGAGCTCTTTTGGGGAAAGGACCTCGATAAGACCTTCCCTCAGTCCGTCTACAGATACGACTATATTTTAGCAGCCGATGTGGTCTATCATCACGACTTCCTGGCAGAATTACTGGCCACCATGCGGCACTTCTGCCAGCCCGGGACCACCCTCATATGGGCCAACAAAACCCGCTTCGATTCGGATCTGGTTTTCCTGGAGAACTTCACAAAAACGTTCAACACGACTCTGCTGGCGGACAACGGAGAGGTTAAAATTTACTCCGCCACAATGCGAGAGGAAAGTCGACTAGAGACGACAGAAGAGGATGAGATTATTGAAGGAAAGGTCAAACGGACAGAACAAAAGGATGGAGAACAGGTTCAAGAATATAAAGATGTGCAAAGGAAAACAGGGAATGTTGGTAAGGAAAATCAGGAGGAATCGTATCATTTGGAGGATGGGAGCCATATcaaagaagaggaagaagaagaggaggacaCAAATCTTGAATCTGAGGACAGTGGAGATGAAGAAAGTGACGGCTGTTCTGAGATCGATTCAACATTCGTAGAGCAGACATCTG AGAAAGGACGTGCAGAGAATAAGTGCACGAGATCATGGGCGCCGACTGTTTACTACAGACCTGAGAAAGAAGTCTACCATTTTTTGGGACAGGATATCACAATCGAGGAGTCGATCGATTCTTACGGTGCTACTGTATGGCCAGCG GCACTTGCACTTTGCCAATTCTTGGAAACACCGCAGGGTCGTCAGCAGATTAATTTACTCGATAAATCAGTTCTTGAGCTCGGCGCTGGAACCGGCTTACTCTCGGCTGTCGTCACGCTGTTGG GTGCCAAATTAACGGCCACGGATTTGCCCGAGATTCTGAGTAAACTGACATGCAACCTCAACAGGAACACGAGAGGCCGGCGGAGGCACGAGCCCCTGATCGCAGAGCTAATCTGGGGTCAAAAGCTGGACGAAACCTTCCCTCGAGCCACACACCGATATGATTATGTGTTGGCCACGGATGTAGTCTATCATCACGATTCTCTGGCCGAGCTCCTGGTCACCATGCGGTACTTCTGCCAGTCTGGAACGACTCTAGTTTGGGCGAATAAGGTCCGCTTCGCATCGGATCTGGGCTTCATCGACAACTTCCTCAGATATTTCGACATCGCGCTGATTGAAGAGTTGGATGATGTGAGGATATACATAGCAACCAGCAAGACACCAGAGCAGGAAGATGAGCCGATTGAAGAGTCGAGCGAGGAAGGGTTAAACGAGCAGGATTCTGGAGAAATGAACTCCACAGAAAACAGCGCAGAGGAGCAAGAGAGTGATGATACTCAGAGTTTAGAAGACGACGAACAAGAAGAACAACAGGACTCTGTGGAGGAAGAGGAACAAG CTGAACCGGAGCACACAGACCCATCTGCTCAGAGACCCTGGGCTCCTACTGTCTACTACAGCCAAGGCAAAGAGACCTTCACCTTTCTGGGTCATGAAATCAGGATTCAGGAATCCATTGACCATTACGGCAGTATGGTGTGGCCGGCG GCTTTGGCTCTTTGCCGATTCCTGGAGACCCCGAGCGGCCGACAGCAGATCAATCTACTGGATAAATCCACCCTGGAGCTCGGAGCGGGAACAGGACTCCTCTCCATAGTCGCCACACTTCTGG GTTTTCCAGGACGAGTGAGAACCCTgcgcattaaattgatcaaaagtgaagCAGCATCAGATAAATCCAACACAGacaatcccagaatgcactgcacCGCGGACTGA